One window from the genome of Pseudanabaena yagii GIHE-NHR1 encodes:
- a CDS encoding APC family permease: MASPVPSSNKSETLQNLKHWLLAGSHQPKDNSDKHNEPSHKHSDKHSWWQVMCLTGVDYFSTLGYQPGIAAVAAGALSPIATLILLLLTLFGALPIYRKVATISPNGEGSLAMLEHLLTWWQGKLLVLCLLGFVATDFIITITLSAADATAHIVENPLVPEFFHGQVVPITLVLIALLGAVFLKGFREAIGIAVILVAVYLLLNLITVFVGLQHIYNQPAVINNWQNAVFANNQNPLMLLGISILVFPKLALGLSGFETGVAVMPLVKGYSDDSEQTPKGRIKNTHKMLASAAWIMSFFLLTSSIVTTFLIPAAEFETGGKANGRALAFLAHQFFGDIFGTVYDLSTISILWFAGASAMAGLLNIVPRYLPRYGMAPNWTLAVRPLVLVYTAIAFIVTLIFQANVEAQGGAYATGVLVLMSSAAFAVTLASYKQRKRTEVTLFGSITVVFIYTTIANIVERPDGIKIAAIFIAIIVMTSLVSRVWRSTELRADTVEMDELAQSFIQTSPEHTVRIIAHRPNRGDELEYSQKEQDTRQEHHLPVDDPLIFLEIKVSDPSEFAGTIYIEGYQVGEHRILRSRGAAVPNTIAAILFEIRERTHKLPHAYFGWAEGNPLQYLMRFILFGEGDIAIVTREVLRTAEKDPKRRPGIHVGG; the protein is encoded by the coding sequence ATGGCTTCCCCTGTCCCTTCTTCCAACAAATCTGAGACACTTCAAAATTTGAAGCATTGGCTGCTGGCAGGCAGCCATCAACCTAAAGACAACTCCGACAAACACAACGAACCATCGCATAAGCACAGCGATAAGCATAGCTGGTGGCAGGTGATGTGTTTAACAGGGGTGGACTATTTTTCTACCCTTGGATATCAACCCGGAATTGCTGCGGTTGCCGCAGGAGCCTTATCACCGATCGCTACTTTGATCTTGTTGCTATTAACTCTATTTGGGGCATTACCGATTTATCGCAAAGTTGCCACCATTAGTCCTAATGGCGAAGGTTCCCTCGCGATGTTAGAGCATTTACTGACATGGTGGCAGGGTAAGCTATTAGTCCTTTGCTTGCTGGGATTTGTAGCAACGGACTTTATTATCACCATTACGCTCTCAGCCGCCGATGCCACTGCCCACATTGTGGAAAATCCCCTAGTACCCGAATTTTTTCATGGGCAAGTAGTCCCCATCACCCTAGTGCTCATTGCTTTGCTAGGTGCAGTTTTTCTCAAAGGTTTTCGTGAAGCGATCGGCATTGCCGTCATTTTAGTAGCTGTATATTTGCTACTGAACTTGATTACGGTATTTGTTGGACTTCAGCATATATATAACCAACCCGCAGTAATTAACAATTGGCAAAATGCGGTCTTTGCGAATAATCAAAATCCATTGATGCTATTAGGAATTTCGATCTTGGTATTCCCAAAACTCGCCTTGGGACTATCAGGATTTGAGACAGGTGTTGCTGTGATGCCCTTAGTAAAAGGATATAGCGACGATAGCGAACAGACACCCAAGGGACGGATCAAAAATACTCACAAGATGCTAGCTAGTGCGGCTTGGATTATGAGTTTTTTCCTCCTCACAAGTAGCATTGTCACCACTTTTTTGATTCCTGCGGCAGAGTTTGAGACAGGTGGCAAAGCTAATGGTCGGGCCCTCGCATTTCTAGCACACCAGTTTTTTGGTGATATTTTCGGAACTGTCTACGATCTGAGCACCATTTCAATTTTGTGGTTTGCAGGTGCATCGGCTATGGCGGGGCTATTAAATATCGTGCCACGATATCTTCCTCGCTACGGTATGGCTCCCAACTGGACATTGGCAGTTCGTCCCTTGGTTTTGGTTTATACCGCGATCGCCTTTATTGTCACCCTAATTTTTCAAGCAAATGTGGAAGCTCAAGGTGGAGCATACGCTACAGGAGTATTGGTACTAATGAGTTCGGCGGCGTTTGCTGTAACCTTGGCATCCTATAAACAGCGTAAACGTACCGAAGTAACCTTATTTGGCAGCATTACAGTTGTTTTTATCTATACGACGATCGCTAATATTGTCGAAAGACCAGATGGTATCAAGATCGCAGCAATTTTTATTGCCATTATTGTCATGACATCTTTGGTGTCGCGCGTTTGGCGATCAACCGAGTTACGAGCAGACACCGTAGAAATGGACGAACTAGCTCAAAGCTTTATTCAAACTAGTCCCGAACATACAGTACGGATCATTGCCCATCGTCCTAATCGTGGAGATGAACTGGAATATAGCCAAAAAGAACAAGATACCCGCCAAGAACATCACTTGCCCGTTGACGATCCCCTGATTTTCTTAGAGATCAAGGTTTCCGATCCCTCTGAATTTGCGGGAACGATTTACATCGAGGGGTATCAGGTGGGTGAACATCGCATTTTGCGATCGCGCGGTGCGGCTGTGCCCAATACGATCGCCGCAATTTTGTTTGAGATTCGCGAACGAACTCATAAATTGCCCCATGCCTATTTTGGCTGGGCTGAGGGTAATCCACTCCAATACTTGATGCGCTTTATTTTGTTTGGCGAGGGTGATATTGCGATCGTTACCCGTGAAGTGTTACGCACCGCCGAAAAAGATCCCAAACGTCGTCCGGGAATTCATGTTGGCGGCTAG
- a CDS encoding tetratricopeptide repeat protein encodes MTQRTARQWIINGVLIVITLSFLGVSIAPLIGGLFAPPTQQAQATNPNQNTSEQDRIKIQIEGFEAVLKSDPKNQTALIGLVNLRNQLGKVKETIEPLQTLSDAFPDTPEYRMTLAKTYLELKDTKNAAAEYRKILTTKPGYIPALQSVVGLELNDKRPEAAIGLLQDTLKTAETANKIQANAVDTASVRWILGEVYRQQNRLDDSIATYDQMIKENPKDFRPYVGKAQLRQVQGKDDEAKKLFDKGLELAPADFKDEVKRLAALSPQKQPFTNSTQTPSSTDSPTKKP; translated from the coding sequence GTGACTCAACGTACAGCAAGGCAATGGATTATTAACGGTGTTTTAATCGTAATTACGCTCTCGTTTCTAGGCGTATCGATCGCACCATTGATCGGCGGTCTCTTTGCCCCACCTACTCAGCAAGCCCAAGCTACTAATCCTAATCAAAACACCTCCGAACAGGATCGTATTAAAATTCAGATCGAGGGCTTTGAAGCTGTACTCAAAAGCGATCCTAAAAATCAAACTGCACTCATTGGGTTAGTCAATCTCAGAAATCAATTAGGCAAGGTTAAAGAAACGATCGAGCCATTGCAAACTCTGTCCGATGCTTTTCCAGATACTCCTGAATATCGGATGACCTTAGCCAAAACCTATCTCGAACTCAAAGACACCAAAAATGCGGCGGCGGAATATCGCAAGATTTTGACGACAAAACCTGGGTATATTCCTGCATTACAAAGTGTCGTTGGACTTGAGCTAAATGACAAACGCCCTGAAGCAGCGATCGGACTACTCCAAGACACCCTTAAAACCGCAGAAACTGCTAATAAAATCCAAGCCAATGCTGTAGATACTGCTTCAGTACGCTGGATTCTCGGTGAAGTTTATCGCCAACAAAATCGCCTTGATGATTCGATCGCTACTTACGATCAAATGATTAAAGAAAATCCTAAAGATTTCCGTCCCTACGTTGGTAAAGCACAGCTAAGACAAGTTCAAGGCAAGGATGATGAAGCAAAGAAACTCTTTGATAAAGGTCTAGAACTAGCTCCTGCTGATTTTAAAGATGAAGTTAAGCGCCTCGCAGCCCTCTCTCCACAAAAACAACCCTTTACCAACTCCACTCAAACACCTAGCTCTACTGATTCTCCAACCAAAAAGCCATAA
- a CDS encoding adenylosuccinate synthase: MANVIVIGAQWGDEGKGKITDLLSRSADVVVRYQGGNNAGHTVVVGDRTFKLHLIPSGILYPKTECIIASGTVIDPKVLLEEVDRLKDLGISTENLFIAETAHVTMPYHRVLDRASEDQRAEHRIGTTGRGIGPTYADKSERVGIRVIDLMDEKRLAKKLRWAIEQKNIVLQKLYNLEPLDADAIIEEYRGYAERLRPHVVDASLKIDAAIRERRNILFEGAQGTLLDLDHGTYPYVTSSNPVAGGACIGAGVGPTSIDRVIGVAKAYTTRVGEGPFPTELHDAIGEQIGQRGAEFGTTTGRKRRCGWFDGVIGRYAVRINGLDCLAVTKLDVLDDLDEIKVCTAYELDGKVVRDFPSDARAFARAIPIYETLPGWKRSTSECKTVEELPTEAKEYLKFLADLTGTPIAIISLGASRGQTIIVEDPIHGPKRGLLRN; encoded by the coding sequence TTGGCTAATGTAATTGTTATTGGGGCACAGTGGGGTGATGAAGGTAAAGGCAAAATCACCGATTTGCTGAGCCGCTCCGCAGATGTCGTTGTCCGCTATCAAGGCGGTAATAATGCAGGACATACGGTCGTCGTCGGCGATCGCACCTTTAAGCTACACCTGATTCCTTCGGGAATCCTGTATCCCAAAACGGAATGCATCATTGCCAGTGGCACAGTGATCGATCCGAAGGTGCTTCTTGAAGAAGTGGATCGACTCAAAGATTTGGGTATATCGACGGAAAACCTATTTATTGCTGAAACCGCCCATGTCACCATGCCGTACCACCGTGTGCTGGATCGCGCATCAGAGGATCAGCGAGCCGAACACAGAATTGGCACAACAGGGCGTGGCATCGGACCAACCTACGCTGACAAATCCGAGCGGGTTGGCATTCGTGTAATTGATTTAATGGACGAAAAACGCCTAGCGAAAAAGCTACGTTGGGCGATCGAGCAGAAAAACATTGTTTTACAAAAGCTTTATAATTTAGAACCACTCGATGCTGACGCGATTATTGAAGAATATCGCGGTTATGCTGAGCGTCTACGCCCCCATGTGGTTGATGCATCCCTCAAGATTGATGCCGCCATTCGTGAGCGCCGCAATATTTTGTTTGAAGGTGCACAGGGCACATTGCTAGATCTTGATCATGGCACATATCCCTATGTAACTTCATCCAATCCCGTAGCTGGCGGTGCTTGCATCGGTGCAGGTGTGGGACCAACCTCCATCGATCGCGTGATCGGTGTTGCCAAAGCATACACAACTCGTGTTGGTGAAGGACCATTCCCCACCGAGCTACATGATGCAATTGGTGAGCAGATTGGTCAGCGTGGAGCCGAGTTTGGCACAACTACAGGACGTAAGCGCCGTTGTGGTTGGTTTGATGGTGTCATCGGTCGTTATGCCGTTCGCATTAATGGACTCGACTGTCTAGCAGTTACCAAACTTGATGTCCTCGACGATCTCGATGAAATCAAGGTATGTACTGCCTACGAACTCGATGGCAAGGTCGTTCGCGACTTCCCCAGCGATGCCCGTGCCTTTGCTAGAGCGATTCCCATCTACGAAACCTTACCAGGTTGGAAGCGATCGACTAGTGAATGCAAAACCGTTGAGGAGCTACCCACAGAAGCTAAGGAATATCTCAAGTTCCTTGCTGATTTGACGGGGACTCCGATCGCGATCATCTCTTTAGGCGCAAGCCGAGGACAAACTATTATCGTTGAAGATCCAATTCATGGACCTAAGCGTGGTTTGTTGAGAAATTAA
- the remA gene encoding extracellular matrix/biofilm regulator RemA, protein MDIKLINIGFGNIVSANRVVAIVSPESAPIKRIISDAREHGKLVDATYGRRTRAVIVTDSSHVVLSAIQPETVANRFVISKEGATD, encoded by the coding sequence ATGGATATTAAGCTCATCAACATTGGCTTTGGCAACATTGTTTCAGCAAACCGAGTTGTGGCGATCGTTAGTCCCGAATCTGCCCCTATTAAGCGTATTATTAGCGACGCTCGTGAACATGGTAAGTTGGTTGATGCTACTTATGGTAGGCGTACTAGAGCCGTTATTGTCACCGATTCTAGTCATGTCGTTTTATCCGCAATTCAACCTGAAACCGTTGCCAATCGCTTTGTGATTAGCAAAGAAGGTGCAACGGATTAA
- the gmk gene encoding guanylate kinase: MSEGKVGAGRLIVVTGPSGVGKGTILQKLLERYPDRILFSISATTRSPRAGEEHGREYFFWSRDEFEQKRDSGEFLEWAEYAGNLYGTPRQAIDQAIADGQVVLLEIELAGARQVAQSFPSAKRIFIAPPSMEILESRLRQRSTDSDEQITKRLHHAKLEIAAANEFDITIVNDDLEIAIQQLESAMFD; this comes from the coding sequence TTGAGCGAAGGTAAAGTAGGCGCAGGCAGACTAATTGTTGTTACAGGACCAAGTGGGGTCGGTAAAGGGACAATCTTACAAAAATTACTAGAACGCTATCCCGATCGCATTCTCTTTTCGATCTCGGCAACTACGCGATCGCCTCGTGCAGGAGAAGAACATGGTCGAGAGTATTTTTTTTGGAGTCGGGATGAGTTTGAACAAAAGCGCGACTCGGGTGAATTCCTAGAATGGGCTGAGTATGCAGGCAATCTCTATGGCACGCCTCGACAAGCCATTGATCAGGCGATCGCTGATGGTCAAGTTGTTCTCTTAGAAATTGAGTTGGCAGGCGCAAGACAGGTTGCCCAGTCCTTTCCTAGTGCCAAGCGGATTTTTATTGCCCCACCATCTATGGAAATTCTAGAAAGTCGCCTACGTCAACGCAGCACCGATAGCGATGAGCAGATTACGAAGAGATTGCACCATGCAAAACTGGAAATCGCGGCGGCAAATGAGTTTGACATCACCATAGTTAATGACGACTTAGAAATTGCGATCCAACAACTGGAAAGCGCCATGTTTGATTAG
- a CDS encoding 50S ribosomal protein L25/general stress protein Ctc yields MQLQINASTRTLSNNRALRRNGQVPATVYGHKGADSISITLDAKEATTLLREATINNTLIEVNVTDGDFKGKTLLREVQNHPYKNDIYHLSFFAIESQSKIEVDIPLHFVGVPVGVKVGGGSVDTIKNYVRVSCAPNNVPESFELDITPLEIGKGIHVSEIPYPEGVKPVTEGTALVVTILKK; encoded by the coding sequence ATGCAATTACAAATTAACGCCTCTACCCGTACTCTATCTAACAACCGCGCCCTGCGCCGCAACGGTCAAGTTCCTGCAACCGTATATGGACATAAGGGTGCTGATTCGATCTCGATCACTTTAGATGCTAAGGAAGCAACCACTTTGTTACGTGAAGCAACGATTAATAACACATTGATCGAAGTAAATGTAACTGATGGCGACTTTAAAGGCAAAACACTATTGCGTGAAGTCCAAAATCATCCTTACAAAAATGATATCTATCACCTCAGCTTTTTTGCGATCGAGTCGCAATCGAAGATTGAAGTAGATATTCCTCTCCACTTTGTTGGTGTACCTGTTGGCGTAAAAGTTGGTGGTGGTTCCGTTGATACCATCAAAAACTATGTACGTGTATCTTGCGCTCCTAATAATGTCCCTGAAAGCTTTGAGCTAGATATTACTCCTCTCGAAATCGGTAAGGGTATTCACGTTAGCGAAATTCCTTATCCCGAAGGCGTTAAGCCTGTAACCGAAGGTACTGCTCTTGTAGTTACTATTCTCAAGAAGTAA
- a CDS encoding Crp/Fnr family transcriptional regulator, which yields MTYTFSNFDLNSTTSVIDWRRSLEEIYRGRTMHTYKSGQIIPMYSHEVWVVCRGVVQLNTLHPSGDEVLVGFAVQAMPFGLPLTHLEPYQAIALSDVDLMRFTLTELEQSPQLYQGILQHLNRRLQQTEALLALVSNKRVEERLRQILLLLKQEVGVAVDGGTRLTVRLTHQHLASAISSTRVTVTRAMKLLQDEGWLKVDRDRHIILV from the coding sequence ATGACATATACGTTCTCTAATTTCGATCTTAATTCCACAACTTCTGTAATTGATTGGCGGCGATCGCTCGAAGAAATTTATCGTGGTCGCACCATGCACACTTACAAAAGTGGACAAATCATTCCCATGTATTCCCATGAAGTATGGGTGGTTTGCCGTGGAGTGGTGCAACTTAATACCCTTCATCCCTCAGGTGATGAAGTACTGGTAGGCTTTGCAGTGCAAGCCATGCCCTTTGGTTTACCCCTGACCCATCTGGAGCCATATCAGGCGATCGCCCTCTCAGATGTTGACTTGATGCGATTCACACTTACCGAACTAGAACAATCGCCACAACTTTATCAAGGAATTTTGCAACATCTCAATCGTCGCCTTCAGCAAACCGAAGCTTTACTTGCCCTAGTCAGTAATAAACGGGTGGAGGAGCGTCTACGCCAAATCCTACTTTTGCTAAAACAAGAAGTGGGTGTAGCCGTTGATGGTGGCACTCGGTTAACGGTTCGACTCACCCACCAACATCTGGCTAGTGCCATTAGCAGTACCCGCGTCACTGTTACTCGAGCGATGAAGCTTCTACAGGATGAAGGTTGGCTCAAAGTTGATCGCGATCGGCATATTATTTTGGTATAA
- a CDS encoding D-alanyl-D-alanine carboxypeptidase, whose protein sequence is MTMWSLVGALLLSVSTQALDGRAVATVPNSLMSYATRPVLASDVSASTTPDPVAKQAIAGMLNELKQVGLTNPDQGAWIQSHDGAIVSGYLSNRPLPSASLTKIVTTLASLQTWGSNYRFITNISTTGNLVGDTLKGDLIIEGGGDPFFVWEEAIALGNKLNKLGIKRIQGNLIITGRFAMNFETDSSKVANFLRLAFDSSQWEGEVAEQYATMPVGTAKPQLVILGNVRIGAYSSASNTTRLLIRHASLPLWQILKRMNTFSNNEMAEMLASQLGGGQQVAAIAANATDMPLSEIRLVNGSGLGQANQISPRAIVAILMAVHNRAQVEGLTLADLFPMSNCNCGTIEGRKMPRWAIVKTGTLSDVSALAGVVQTQQHGVIWFSLINRGEGNIDDFHRSQDHVLQNLVAKWGLPKSPSPSFTETPWRDSDRNEVIK, encoded by the coding sequence ATGACTATGTGGAGTTTAGTTGGCGCTTTGTTGTTGTCTGTTTCGACCCAAGCTCTTGATGGTCGTGCAGTCGCTACAGTACCAAACTCACTCATGAGCTATGCTACTCGTCCTGTCTTAGCATCAGACGTAAGTGCAAGCACCACACCTGACCCTGTAGCGAAACAGGCGATCGCAGGAATGCTCAATGAACTCAAACAAGTAGGATTAACTAATCCCGATCAAGGTGCATGGATTCAGTCCCATGATGGCGCGATCGTTTCAGGATATTTATCAAATCGCCCCTTACCCTCAGCATCGCTCACCAAAATTGTAACGACACTTGCCTCATTGCAAACATGGGGATCAAATTATCGCTTTATTACCAATATCAGCACCACGGGTAATCTGGTGGGCGATACGCTCAAGGGAGACTTGATTATTGAAGGCGGCGGCGATCCATTTTTTGTATGGGAAGAAGCGATCGCTCTTGGCAATAAACTCAATAAACTTGGCATTAAACGCATTCAAGGCAATCTAATCATTACAGGTAGATTTGCCATGAATTTTGAAACCGATTCATCCAAAGTGGCTAACTTTTTGCGTCTCGCCTTTGACAGTAGCCAATGGGAAGGAGAGGTTGCAGAGCAATATGCCACCATGCCTGTGGGCACAGCTAAGCCGCAATTAGTGATTCTTGGTAATGTACGAATTGGGGCATACTCCAGTGCTAGCAATACGACTAGGTTATTAATTCGTCATGCGTCACTACCTCTGTGGCAAATCCTCAAACGCATGAATACCTTTAGCAATAATGAGATGGCGGAGATGTTGGCTTCGCAATTGGGTGGTGGTCAACAAGTAGCGGCGATCGCAGCTAATGCGACGGATATGCCACTATCAGAAATCAGACTGGTTAACGGTTCGGGACTAGGACAGGCAAATCAAATTTCCCCTCGTGCAATTGTTGCCATTTTGATGGCAGTGCATAATCGTGCTCAAGTCGAAGGGTTGACCCTTGCCGATCTCTTTCCGATGAGTAATTGCAACTGTGGCACGATCGAGGGGCGCAAAATGCCTAGATGGGCGATCGTCAAAACAGGAACCCTATCCGATGTCAGTGCCTTAGCAGGTGTAGTGCAAACCCAGCAGCATGGGGTAATTTGGTTTTCTCTGATCAATCGGGGAGAAGGCAATATCGATGACTTTCACCGATCGCAAGATCATGTCCTCCAAAATTTAGTTGCTAAATGGGGATTGCCCAAATCGCCTAGCCCTAGTTTTACCGAAACCCCTTGGCGAGACAGCGATCGCAACGAAGTTATTAAATAA
- a CDS encoding cyclic nucleotide-binding domain-containing protein, with translation MWQKVSEKQMHYVRWLLAIGWLILIFSMFYDPISHHLTDPNDPHMLLSPFRIKKELGCVQFQNFCNDLAPYAMGARIFWGMIVPLGIFMMLVFGHEAWRRICPLMFLSQIPRALGWQRRRRSVDPLTNTMRSEPVVIAKNSWLGRNSLYMQFGLLFLGLNVRLLFVNSDRLALGVFLCITIFTAITVGFLYAGKSWCQYFCPMAPVQNVYTGPRGLMASEAHQNQESGITQSMCRTVDRSGKEKSACVSCQSPCFDIDAERAYWDGINRSDRKLLYYGYVGLVIGFYAYFTLYSGNPNFLAGGVWGETNQFAMLFQSGFYIAGQAIPIPKILAVPLTLTTSTLLTYVIGRRLERIYKRYAKRRNFAVSASQIQHRAFTLCAFISFNLLFWMGVNPTLGWLPPFEQQFIGWFAVIASTMWFYRTFGRSSQMYARESLAASLRRQLSKFAFDFSKVLEGQSLAELKPDEVYVLAKTLPDLTHEKRVQMYKDVLKEALNAGNINSSSSLEVFDLMRQQLDINEEEHNHILGELGINDVELLSPSRQIMQENESRLGKYRHSLELMLRELVESDLPLNKSMQLKEAQILAFRQEYNVTAQEETDILASICKQGSLLDTTAQDAYQKLQTLTRHTHILQRASNLPVDVVSLLVFKLQQRQRSLIIKLLRILEIFGDVPEAYQIAKNLEALTHKGLAANLLLDLLHDETEDLPWHDRLPPQVIAILNTITDIAESRLSPTSRESVFTVLVQLMEDSDTLVHTGSLYALKQIDLPKARVEAQQILSDRYPHTLLSEEAAIVVRSNQHNSQDRSQVSADLSSDNLATNLLNSINNQGVDTFEKLLLLFRNSLFRPIQTDALAEIARYAEVKVYQPNEVIYQTGDLPKTIWAVINGSVEIRATGSDRRQRVKKIAPNQTIGQLEVLTQKPFTNLAIATSPETLILAINAKVFMQALREDPLYTQHLLISVSTSLQSMLSSPMPLSQ, from the coding sequence ATGTGGCAAAAAGTATCAGAAAAACAGATGCATTATGTTCGATGGCTTTTGGCGATCGGATGGTTAATTTTAATCTTTTCGATGTTTTATGACCCCATATCGCACCATTTGACTGATCCGAATGATCCCCATATGTTACTCAGCCCCTTTCGCATCAAGAAAGAATTGGGTTGTGTGCAATTTCAGAATTTTTGCAATGATCTTGCCCCCTATGCCATGGGAGCAAGAATTTTCTGGGGGATGATTGTTCCTCTTGGGATATTTATGATGCTAGTCTTCGGGCATGAGGCTTGGCGGCGTATTTGTCCATTGATGTTTTTGTCACAAATTCCCAGAGCTTTAGGATGGCAGCGTCGCCGTCGTAGTGTCGATCCGCTCACGAATACTATGAGATCGGAACCTGTCGTAATCGCTAAAAACTCATGGTTGGGGCGCAATTCCCTATACATGCAATTTGGGCTATTGTTTCTCGGCTTAAATGTACGCTTGCTATTTGTAAACTCTGATCGCCTTGCCCTCGGTGTTTTTTTATGTATCACCATCTTTACGGCGATCACCGTCGGATTTCTCTATGCAGGTAAATCTTGGTGTCAATATTTTTGCCCAATGGCTCCCGTGCAAAATGTCTATACTGGCCCGCGTGGATTAATGGCAAGCGAAGCGCACCAGAATCAAGAATCGGGGATTACGCAATCGATGTGCCGTACAGTCGATCGCTCTGGTAAGGAGAAAAGCGCTTGTGTCAGTTGTCAGTCGCCTTGTTTTGATATTGATGCGGAACGTGCCTATTGGGATGGGATTAATCGTAGCGATCGCAAATTGCTTTATTACGGTTATGTGGGCTTAGTGATTGGATTCTATGCCTATTTCACCTTGTATTCTGGTAATCCCAACTTTTTAGCTGGGGGTGTATGGGGCGAAACAAATCAATTTGCCATGCTTTTTCAATCGGGATTTTATATTGCTGGACAGGCGATTCCTATTCCTAAAATTTTAGCGGTTCCCTTAACTCTAACTACTTCCACATTGTTGACCTATGTAATTGGGAGACGATTAGAACGTATTTACAAACGTTATGCTAAGCGGCGCAATTTCGCAGTCAGTGCCTCGCAAATCCAACATCGAGCCTTTACTCTATGCGCGTTTATCTCCTTTAATCTGCTGTTTTGGATGGGCGTAAATCCTACTTTGGGATGGCTACCACCATTTGAGCAACAGTTTATTGGTTGGTTTGCCGTCATTGCTTCGACGATGTGGTTTTATCGCACTTTTGGCAGATCTTCACAGATGTATGCCCGTGAGAGTTTAGCGGCAAGTTTGCGCCGACAACTTAGTAAGTTTGCCTTTGATTTTTCTAAGGTATTGGAAGGGCAATCACTTGCTGAACTGAAACCCGATGAAGTCTATGTACTTGCCAAAACCCTTCCAGATCTCACCCATGAAAAGCGGGTACAAATGTATAAGGATGTGCTCAAAGAAGCCTTGAACGCAGGCAATATCAATTCTTCGAGCAGTCTAGAAGTATTCGATCTGATGCGTCAACAGCTAGATATTAATGAGGAAGAACATAATCACATTCTTGGTGAATTGGGGATTAATGATGTTGAGTTGCTTAGTCCTTCTCGCCAAATTATGCAAGAGAATGAATCGCGCTTAGGTAAATATCGTCACTCTTTGGAACTAATGTTGCGGGAACTGGTGGAGAGCGATTTGCCTTTAAACAAATCTATGCAACTGAAAGAAGCACAGATTTTGGCTTTTCGACAGGAATACAATGTGACAGCACAGGAGGAGACGGATATTTTAGCGAGTATTTGCAAGCAGGGTAGCCTGTTGGACACAACCGCACAGGATGCCTATCAAAAACTGCAAACCCTTACACGCCATACACATATTCTGCAACGGGCTAGCAATCTACCAGTAGATGTGGTCAGTTTACTTGTATTTAAGTTGCAACAACGTCAGCGATCGCTGATCATCAAATTACTTCGCATTCTGGAAATCTTTGGTGATGTGCCTGAAGCCTATCAAATTGCGAAGAATCTAGAAGCACTTACCCACAAAGGGCTTGCCGCAAATCTGTTACTCGATCTCCTCCATGACGAAACTGAAGATCTACCTTGGCACGATCGCTTACCACCACAGGTGATCGCAATTTTGAATACGATTACAGATATTGCAGAATCTCGCTTATCACCGACGAGTCGGGAATCGGTTTTTACGGTACTAGTTCAGTTAATGGAAGATTCTGATACTTTAGTCCACACAGGTAGTCTCTATGCCTTGAAGCAAATTGATTTGCCCAAAGCTAGGGTCGAGGCTCAACAGATTTTGAGTGATCGCTATCCGCATACATTATTGTCTGAAGAAGCAGCCATAGTTGTTAGGAGCAATCAACATAATTCTCAAGATCGATCTCAGGTATCCGCAGATCTATCAAGTGACAACTTGGCAACCAACTTGTTAAATTCTATAAATAATCAAGGTGTCGATACCTTTGAGAAACTTTTGCTACTGTTCCGTAATAGTCTGTTTCGTCCAATCCAAACCGATGCCCTTGCGGAGATTGCCAGATATGCCGAGGTAAAGGTTTACCAACCGAATGAAGTAATCTATCAAACAGGCGATTTGCCCAAGACTATTTGGGCAGTCATCAATGGCTCTGTTGAGATTCGTGCTACGGGTAGCGATCGCCGTCAGCGTGTCAAAAAGATCGCTCCTAATCAAACGATTGGACAATTGGAGGTATTAACCCAAAAGCCATTTACTAATTTAGCGATCGCCACATCCCCTGAGACCTTGATCTTGGCGATTAATGCCAAAGTATTTATGCAAGCACTGCGTGAAGATCCTCTATATACACAACATTTGCTGATCTCAGTCAGTACTTCTCTCCAAAGTATGCTTTCGTCACCAATGCCTCTGAGTCAGTAA